The Cryptosporangium minutisporangium nucleotide sequence AGAAGATGTACGACTGGATCAAGGAGGCCGAGGGGTACGGCGGCGCCTACCTGGTCGGCACGCAGTGGCTGGTCACCTCGAGCAAGGCTGAGACGCTCGACCCGCTGGTCGACGAGCTCGGTGGCGAGATCATGCTCGACTCGCACTACTGATACTCGAACAGCAGGGTCGGACATCCCGCGTCGCCGTTCCGGCGGCGCGGGTTCGTGCTTTCGGGGTCCCTACGACTCGAGCTGCTCAGCAGATCCTGCTGCTCAGCGAGGACGGACACCCGGCGCGAAGTGTGGCGAGGCCGGACAGCTGAACGCGCGGGCAACCGCTGCCCGCGTCGCGTCCAGATTGTGCAGTTGAAGCAGTGCAGTGCGGGAGCTGGGCCGTCAGCGGCCGCAGCTGCGGGTCCAGCGACGCGCACTGCGGGCAGCGCGCGCGGGGCGCGCGCCCAGGACCAGCGGACGGGGACTGACGCGGTGGGTCTCGGTGACCGGCTCGACGAGCACCGACGGGGCGGGAGGTGCGCTCGGCACCGGCGCCACCCGCCGAGATGGCGGAGCGGCCGACGGGAGCCAGGGTAAGCCAGCGGGGGCGGCCGACTCGGTGGCGCGTGCGCCGCTGGCGGCGCGGCGGTCGGCGCCAGCGCCCAGGCCACCACGGCGTCCGAGCCGCCCCGGGCGGAGCGCGGCGCGGCCCAGGTTCCCGCGGCCGATCGTGCTGCGGACGGAGGCCGCACGGTTGGCGCTGTGCATCGTCGCCCGACCGAGCACGGTCAGGGAACCGGTGGCGACGACGACCGCGGTGCCGGCGCCGTGCACGATCCGGCTACCGGCGTGGACCATCGAGCGACGGTCGGCGACCGGGGTCCAGCCGTTACCCACCGGGGCGACGCACCGAGACGAGGCGAGCTCGCCACCGGTCAGCGGCTCCTCGTCCACGCGGAGCTCGACGACGTCCAGCAGTCGGGCGTCGGCCGGGATCAGGTCGCCCTGCGCGAGCAGCACGATGTCACCGGGGACCAGGTCGACGGCCGGGACCATCAGCACCCGGTCGGAGCGGAGCACGCGGGCTTGGAACTGCTGCCGCCCGGCCTCGACGTCGGTCAGCGTGTGGTCCGGCGCGGTCCGGCGGCCGCGAACCGCGTCGACCATGGCCTGGACGCCGGTCCACTGGGCCAGCACGACCCACCAGGGCTGCGCGGCGGCGGCGGTGTCGGCGGGGGCGGGATCGACCAGGTTCGGGCCGAGCGCACCACGGCGACGCGCCGCCTCCTCCACGGTCAGCCCGGTCAGCGGGTTGACGTCGAAGCGACGGAGGACCTCTTCGTGCGGATAAGTCCACGGGTGGACCGAAACCGGACCGCGGGTCTCGGCGGGGGCCGGGCTCACAGCTGGGCGCATGGCCGTCTCCTGTCAAAGGTCGGGTTGGGCACTGTCAGCGCTGTCGGTCCGTTACGACGAGGCCTGCGGCGGCTGACCTTAAGTTCGGCTTGTGTGTTCCTGTTGCTAGGACGGCTCGTCGCGGGGGATGGTTCAACACCGGTCCGGCGAGGTTGACGATGTTGTGGGAGGGGCTTTTGTGACGGATGTGCCAGGGGTGCCCCCGAGATGGCCATCCCCGCGCCGACCGGGCACGATAGGCCTGCGATGACGCTCACCGACCTGCTGCCCGCCGACACTGTGCCCGCTGGGCCCGACGCGATTTTTGACGCGTTCGCCACCTGGGCGGAGAAGCAGGGCCTCACCCTGTATCCGCATCAGGAGGAGGCGCTGATCGAGATCGTCTCCGGCGCGAACGTGATCCTGTCCACCCCGACCGGCTCCGGAAAGAGCATGGTCGCGGCCGGTGCCCACTTCGCCGCGCTGGCGGGTGGGCGGCGCACGTTCTACACCGCGCCGATCAAGGCGCTGGTGTCGGAGAAGTTCTTCGCGCTCTGCGAGATGTTCGGTCCGGAGCAGATCGGCATGATGACCGGCGACGCCGCGGTGAACGCGGACGCGCCGATCATCTGCTGCACGGCCGAGATCCTCGCGAACATCGCGCTCCGCGACGGCGCCAGCGCCGACGTCGGCCAGGTCGTGATGGACGAGTTCCACTTCTACGCCGAGCCGGACCGCGGCTGGGCGTGGCAGGTGCCGCTGATCGAGCTACCGCACGCCCAGTTCCTGCTGATGTCCGCGACGCTCGGCGACGTCACACGGTTCGTGGACGACCTGACCCGCCGGACCGGACGGTCCACGGCGGTGGTCAGCTCGGCGGAGCGCCCGGTGCCGCTGTTCTACGAGTACGTCACCACGCCGCTGCACGAGACCCTGACAGAGCTGTTGGAGACTCGGCAGGCGCCGATCTACGTCGTGCACTTCACCCAGGCCGCGGCGCTGGAGCGGGCCCAGGCCCTGATGAGCATCAACGTCTGCACGCGGGCGGAGAAGGACGCGATCGCTTCGGCGATCGGCAACTTCCGCTTCAGCACCGGGTTCGGCAAGACGCTGTCCCGGCTGGTCAGGCACGGGATCGGCGTCCACCACGCGGGGATGCTGCCGAAGTACCGGCGGCTGGTGGAGACGCTCGCGCAGGCCGGGCTGCTCAAGGTGATCTGCGGAACCGACACGCTCGGCGTCGGGATCAACGTCCCGATCCGCACCGTGCTCTTCACCGGGCTGTCCAAGTACGACGGGGTTAAGGTCCGGCTGCTCAAGGCACGCGAGTTCCACCAGATCGCCGGGCGCGCCGGGCGCGCCGGGTACGACACGGTCGGCACGGTCGTCGTCCAGGCGCCCGAGCACGTCGTGGAGAACGAGCGCGCGCTGGCGAAGGCCGGCGACGATCCGAAGAAGCGGCGCAAGGTCGTGAAGAAGAAGCCGCCGGAGGGTTCGGTCGGCTGGGGCAAGCCGACGTACGAGCGGCTGATCTCCGCGGAGCCCGAGCCGTTGACGTCGTCGTTCACGGTGTCGCACGCGATGCTGCTCAACGTCATCGGCCGGCCGGGTGACGCGTTCGCCGCGATGCGTCACCTGCTGACCGACAACCACGAGGACCGCACCGCGCAGCGCAAGCACATCCGGCGCGCGATCGCGATCTACCGCGCGCTGCTGGCCGGCGGCGTCGTCGAGAAACTGCCCGAGCCGGACGAGGAGGGCCGGCGGGTCCGGCTCACCGTCGATCTGCAGCTGGACTTCGCGCTCAACCAGCCGCTCTCGCCGCTGGCGCTGGCCGCGATCGAGTTGCTCGACCGCGAGTCGCCGAGCTATGCGCTGGACGTGCTGTCGGTGATCGAGTCGACGCTCGACGACCCGCGGCAGGTGCTCTCCGCGCAGCAGTTCAAGGCGCGGGGCGAGGCGGTCGCGCAGATGAAGGCCGACGGGCTGGAGTACGACGCCCGGATGGACGCGTTGGAAGAGGTCACCTACCCCAAGCCGCTTCTCGAGCTGCTGGAGGCGGCGTACCAGACCTACCGGCGGGGACACCCGTGGGTGGCCGACCACGAGCTGTCGCCGAAGTCCGTCGTGCGCGACATGTACGAGCGTGCGATGACGTTCACCGAGTACATCTCGTTCTACTCGCTGGCGCGGTCGGAAGGCCTGGTGCTTCGGTATCTGGCCGACGCCTACCGCGCGATGCGGCAGACCGTGCCGGAAGAGGCCCGCACCGAGGACCTGTCCGACCTGATCGAGTGGCTGGGTGAGCTGGTCCGCCAGGTCGACTCCAGCCTGATCGACGAGTGGGAGCGGCTGACCAATCCGCAGGATCCGGCCGTGGAGGTGGTGCCGATCGACGAGCGGCCGCCCGCCGTCACCCGGAACACCCGGGCGTTCCGGGTGCTGGTGCGCAACGCGCTGTTCCGGCGCGTCGAGCTGGCTGCGATCCGGCAGTACTGGCAGCTCGGCGAGCTGGACGGGGACTCCGGCTGGGACGCCGAGGCGTGGGAAGCGGCGCTGACGCCGTACTTCGAGGAGTACGACTCGATGGGCACCGGGCCGGACGCGCGCGGGCCCGCGCTGCTGAGCATCGACGCCGAGCCGGGGCGGTGGCTGGTTCGGCAGACGTTCGACGACCCGGCCGGTGACCGGGACTGGGGGATCTCGGCGACCGTCAACCTCGACGCGTCCGACGAAGCGGGCGTGGCCGTCGTCGAAATCACCGACGTAGGCCCCCTCACGGGCTGACCCCGGGTACGCGGGCCGTAGCCCGGGGCGCGCGCCGTTGCGGGGGCGGTTTTCCCGAAAGGCCGCCTCTGCGGCGCGGCTGAGAGGTGGTCTTCCCGAAAATTCGCCGCGCCGCCGCGGCGTTCGCTACCCGGCCGGCAGGAGTACGGCGAAGAGGCAGCGGAACGCGGTCACGCCGGCGAGACGGCCGCCGCGCAGCTCGTCGACGCGGAGCCCGGCCACCCGCCCGCCGGCCGGGTTGTAGATGAGCACACGGTCGTCCCGGTGCGCGACGACCAGCAGATAGTGGGCCGGGTAGAGGTTCCCGACCAGCAGCGGCACGGGGCGGCCGGCGTCGACCGCTGCGAGCACCCGGTCGACCGTCCGTGCGCGGGCCCGGCGGCCGGTACGGATGGTCCAGCGGACGACGTAACGGTCGCCGGTCTCCTCGGCCAGCCCGCGCCGTACACCCCACGGAGTCGTGCCGAGCGCCCGCGGCCAGACCGTGTTCGTCCGGTGCCGCACCCGCAGCTGCTCGGTGACCAGGCGCTGCCCGAACGCCTCGGGACCACCGCCGGAGGTGAGTTCCCGCGCGTACTCCGGATCGGCCAGCACCCGGGCCAGCAGAATCGCGGTGGTGCCGCAGGTGGTGCCGTCCGTCTGCGCGAACGGCCGTCCGGCGTAGGTGACCGGACCCACCCGCAGCGGGTCGAACCACGCGTCCACGGCCGGCACCTCCTCGTCCTCGTTCGCCCGCCGTCGTCCCCGCGGCGTGGCCCGGCTCAGCCGGCCGGTGGCGACAGCGTGCCTCCCGGTCCGAGCCGGACGGCCGTCTGGCCGAAGTCGGCGGCCGACACTCGCCGGACCAGCGTCAACGCCCTGCGCTCCGGGTCGCGGGCGGGCAGCCCGCCGCGCACCAGACGGGTGCTGACCAGCGTCCCGCCCACCCAGCTGCCGTCCGCGCGCAGCTCGACCCGCACCACCCCGCCGACGCCGAGCGGACCGGCGGTCGACAGCGTCCGGTACCCGGCGAAGTTCCCGGTGCTGTACGCGATCAACCGGCCCCGGTAGAACTCCATGCCGCGCAGGACGTGCGGGCCGTGGCCGACGACCAGGTCCGCTCCGGCGTCCACCACCGCGTGGGCGAACCGGATCGGGTCGCCGCGCTGTTCGTCGAGGAACGTCTCCGGACCGGGCCGCACGTGGGTCCGGTCGGAGCCTTCCGCGCCGATGTGCATGTTCACCACGACGACGTCGGCCCCCACCGCCGCGCGCCGCACCAGCGCGGCGGCGGCCCGGACGTCGAGCACGCTGTTGGTCCAGCCGTAGGGGGAGAACCCGAGCACCGCGACCCGGACGCCGTTCGCCGAGACCCGAGTGATCTGGCCGGCGAAGCCGGTGTGTGCGACACCATGACGGCGCAGCGCGGCGGTGGTGTCGTGGAGGCCGCCGGTGCCGTAGTCGCGGGCGTGGTTGTTGGCGACGTTCAGCACGGTGAACCCGGCGTCCGCGAGCCAGCGGGCGTAACCGGGCGGTACCCGGAACGCGAAGCAGCGGTTCGGCGGCTCGCTCGGCTTCGCCGTGGTCTTCGACGACGAGGAGGACGACGGCCGCGCGCACTTCGCCGAGTACGTCCGGTCGGTGAGCGGGGACTCCAGATTGCCGGTCACGACGTCGCCGGTCAGTACCGGGCGGACGTCGTCGAAGAAGGTACGGCCGCCGTCCGGCGGCAGCTTCGGCGTCGAGCCGAGGATGACGTCGCCCACCGCGGCGACCCGGACCGTCGGCTCCGGTGGCGCGGTGGACGCGGCGGGAGCGGCCAGCCGAAGGAACGTCCCGTCGTCGGTGCCGCTCGGGCCGGACGTCGTGACGCCGGCGGCCACGCCGAGTAGCGCGACGGCGACGCTGAGAGCGCCGATCGCGATCCACCGGCCCCGGACCCCGGTCTTCACAGCCGGAACAATAGGGAACGTCGGCTAGTCTGCCCGGGACTTCGCCGAGGTCAGCGCGTCCCAGTAGGGTCTCGGTCGCCCGCCCTGTCGGCAACCCGTCTCGGACCGATCGGCGCCGGACCGCGGGCTATACACTCCAGCGGCGGACGACTGGGCGGACGCCTGAGTGAACGGATCGAGCGGGGAAGGGGAGCGCAGCCACGATGAGCGGCTGGTCGAGCGACCCCGGCCGGACGCCGTCCGGCGGGCACAGCAGCGGCACCGAGGGCGGCCCGACGCTCACCGAACCCCAGCTGGTCGTCGGCCGGGCGGTGCGGTTACCGGTCGGCACCGGGCCGGACGTCCGGATCCTGCTGCGCGAGCGCATCTCGAAGAACACCGGTCAGGCCACCGTGTTCATCGCCGAGTTGCTCGATCCGCTGGCCGAGGCCGGTGAGCCCGGTGACCCGGTCGCGGTCCGGGTCGTGCTGGAGCGGCGGGGGCGGCCGGATGTCCTGCAGCGCATGCGCCGCGAGCAGCGGTACGCGACCGCGCTACGGCACCCGTTCCTGCTGCCGGTGTTCGCGCAAGCCGAGATGCCGGAGTTCCGGCGCGAGTTCGACGGCGTCTGCCTCGCGCTCGTCCAGGTCATGCCCCTGTGCGAGCTGGAGGACCTGGAGGACCAGGTCGTCAAGGCCAATCCGCCGCGGCTGACCGCGGACCAGCTCCTCTTCGACCTGGTCGGTATCGCGGACGCACTGCACCATCTGCACACGCCGACCGGCCAGCGCGGCGTCCTGGTGCACCGGGACGTCAAGCCGGCGAACATCCTGCGCTGGGACCGCCGCAGCGTCCTCGGTGACCTCGGGACCCTCCGCGACCCGCAGACCGGGAACCCGACCGGCGGTGTCGGGACCATCCCGTACATGCCGCCGGACGAGGGCACCAGCCCGACCCCGGCCTGGGACATGTTCAGCTTCGGTGTGGTGCTGGCCGAGCTGCTCACCGCGCGGCGTCCGCACGACGTCGCGGAGAAGACACCGCTGGCCTACCTGCAGGCGCACCTGCGGCACAGCCTCCGTCCGGACCTGGACGAGCTGCTGGCGGCCGAGGTCGGGCCGGAGCGCGGCCGGGTGGTCGCGAGCTTGGTGCGGCGCTGCACCGACCCCGAACCTCAGGGCCGCCCGACCGCGGCTGCGGCACGGGACGAACTGCTGCCGCTGCTGGTGCCCGAGGAGCAGCTCCGGCTGCACGAGCTGGTGGCGTTCGACACCGTTCCGGCGCTCGACGTCATCGCGGTGTCAGCGCTCGGGCTCTACGGCGATCAGCACCCGGTCACCCGGTCGGCGGCCGAGCGGCTGGCCGCGACGCTGGTGGCGTCCGCGGCCGGGCTGATGGAGGAGGGCAGGCCGACCACGGCCAAGGACTACCTGGAGCGGGCGCGGCGGATCCAGGCGGCGCTCGCCGAGGGCGGGCCGACGCCGATCGAGCAGTCGACCGACGAGCCGACCCGGGCCCAGCACTGGGCCCGGACCCACCCGGCTCCCGCGGTGCTCTCCGCCCCGCCGGCGGCGCCTGGCCCGTCGGCCGCGTCGGTCTCCGGTGCGGCGGGCACGTTTCCGGTCTCGGGGACGCCGGTCTCCGGCTCCTACCCCGTCTCCGGTCACCCCGTCTCGGGGCACCCGGTGTCGGGGCACCCGGTGTCGGGGCACCCGGTGTCGGGGCATCCGGTGTCGGGGCACCCGGTGTCGGGGCATCCGGTGTCGGGTCACCCGGTGTCGGGTCACCCGGTGTCGGGTCACCCGGTGTCGGGTCACCCGATCTCGGGCAGCCCGCACTCGCCTGTCACGCCCTGGCAGAGCAACCCACCGGGTGGCCCGTTCGTCTACGGCGCGCCCTATCCGCCCGCGGGGAGCGGCGCGGTTGCACCGGCCCCGCCGAGCGCGTCACCCGCCCGGCGGCGTCGGCCGCTGATCGCCGCCCTGGCGGTGGCCGTCGTCCTCGCGGTGGTCGGTGCCGGCGTGTTCTGGCTCCGCGGCATCGGGGGCGGAACGTCCGGCGAGGACTCCGCCACGCCGCGCGTCACCGCGACGCCGCTCGCGATCGGCCCGTCGCCGGCGATCCAGCACAAGTTCTCCGGGCACACCCAGTGGATCAACGCGGTGGCGTTCAGCCCGGACGGTCGGAAGATCGCGTCCGGCAGCGGCGACAGCACGGTGCGGCTCTGGGACGTCGAGTTCCGTAGCCAGATCGGCGACCCGCTCAAGGGCCACACCGGCACCGTCTACCGAGTTCGGTTCAGTGTCAACGACCTCCTCGCCTCGGTCGGCGGCGACGGCGCGGTCCGGCTGTGGAACGCCGACACCGGCACCAAGGTCGGCGTGCTCACCGGCCACGCCGGCGACGCCTACGGGCTCGCGTTCTCCCCGGACGGGATGGTGCTCGCGTCGTCCGGCGGCGACCGCACCGTGCGGCTCTGGGACGTGGCGAAGCAGAAGGAGATCGCGGTGCTCAGGGGGCACACCGACGAGGTCTACAGCGTCGCGTTCTCCCCGGACGGCAGGACGCTGGCCACCGGTGGCGCCGACGACACGATCCGGCTCTGGGACGTCGAGACGCGCAAGCAGATCGGTGACCCGCTGCAGGCGACGCCCGGTGACATCGACTCGGTCGCGTTCAGCCCGGACGGGCGGCTGGTGGCCGGTGGGGGCTCCGACAAGGTCGTGCGGCTCTGGGACACCGAGACCCGGGCTCTCCGCGACGGTCCGTCGGCGCTGCGCGGCCACACCGACAACATCTACAGCCTGGCGTTCAGCCCTGACGGTCGGACGCTCGCCACCGCCAGCATCGACGACACCACCCGGCTCTGGGACGTCGCGTCGGGCAAGCAGATCGGGAAGCCGCTGAAGGCCGGCGGCGACGTGGACGCGGTGGCGTTCAGCCCGGACGGTCGGACGCTCGTCGACGGCGGCGACGAGAAGGTCGTCCGCCTCTGGGATCTCGACGCCCGGCCGGTGCCGACGCCCAGCAACTGACCTCGCCGGGTGCCCTCGGGTGCCACAGTGGGTCGGTGAACTGGTCGCCGTCGGGTGGAACGTCGTGGTTGGAAGGCCTGTCGGCGTTCGCCGTACTCGCGTTCTTCGTCGCGAGCTGGGTCCGGTCGCGGCGGCGCCGCCGCCGGAACGACAACCGAGCGCCGGACTGACCCCGGCGACGCGCGGCCGATCGCGCGGGGCCGCGGCGAGGGCGGGCCGTCGACGCGGCCCGCCCCACCCGAGCGACTCAGCGTTGCGCGGAGAGTCCCCACTCGGTGTTCGCCGCCGTGTCCTGCGAGCCGAGGAAGCCCTCGCTCGGATTGAACACGTCCTCGCCGAAGTCGACGTCCAGGTCGTCGTCCGTGCCGCCGTGCCCGTCCTCGCCGACCCCCCAGAGCATCGCGAAGTTCCCGCCCTGGTCCATCAGGTCCGAGGTCTCGTCGAACGCCGCGGTGTGCCAGCTGCCGAAGAAGTGCCCGGCCTCGTGGGCGACCGCGTTACCCACGGCCTGACCGACGAACCGCACCCGGTCGCTCTTCGACGTCAAGTACGCCACCAGTGACGGGTTCGCGGTGTTCCGCGCGCCGCCGGGGTTCGACAGATCGTCGAGCAGGACGAGCGCCGACTCCTCGGTGTCGAAGTTGCCGGGGTCGACCGACTGCGAGATACCGACGGTGGACAGGCCGGACTCGTCCGCGGTGCCCCCGATGACCACCCTGCTGACGTTCGGCTGGCCCCAGGAGTCGCGGTTGTCACGGCTGTTCAGCACTCGGATCGCGACCCGATCCCCGAAGTCGTGTTCCAGGTTCTCCCGCACGGTCCGGACGACCGCGTCGAGCGCGGCGTTCTCCTCCTCGCTGCGCAGGCCCCAGCGGCCGAGGAACGCGCGGAACGGGGAGAGCGTCCGCACCCCGGTACCGCCCCAGATGCGGGTGTTGACCTGGGCTCCGTCGAAGTCGAGGAAGATCGTCTGGACCGTGCTGGCCCCGCGCTCCTCCGGCCCCGGTCGGTAGACCTGCAGGGTCAGGTCGTAGCGTCCGGCGCCGCTGCTGATCGCGATCGTGTGCGGGCCGGCGGCGTCGGCGACGTGCGCGAGCACCGCGTTGCCCCCGCCGGGCAGCGGCGAGGTCGGCGGGTAGATCCCCGACTGGTCCTGCCGGGAGGTGAGCCGGAGGTGGTGTTCGGGATCACGGACCGACAGCTCGCGCCCCGACCCGGTGATCGACGCGCCGAGGACGTCGCCCGGCCGGAGGTCGAGCTGGTAGAAGTCGACGTCGTCGGCGTCGAGGCCGAACGTGATCGAGTACGCGCCCTCGGAGCCCACGCCGCGTCCGCTGCCGGAGTCGAACGGGTCTTCCGGGACGGCGGAGTCGTACGCACCGACCGAGATGAAGTACTCGCCGTCGGCCGGGATGTTCACCGCGAGGCGGCTGTCGAGCGTCTCGCCGTCGTCGTCGTTGAGCGCGATCGCCTTACCGGCCTTGTTCCAGAGGACGACCACCGAGTCGAGCTTCGCCACCGTGGCATCGTTCGTGCTCGGCGTGTCCAGGTCGACGAGCAGCCGTTGACCGGCCCTGGCGGTGGTGATCCGGTAGAAGTCGAAGTCGCCCTTCTTGTCCCCGGCCGAACCGTGCGGGCCGTCACCGATCCGCCCGGTGGTGATCCGGCGGGTCTGCGGGCCGGGCAGCACCACGAGCGCGGCCTTGCCGATCGATCCGTTGTCCTCGGCCGGCGGGTCGAACTGGACCGCGGCCGGACCTTCGGCGAGGGTGCCGACCACCCGGGCCGACGGCACCCGCCCGTCGGCCGTCCCGAACCGCTCGAGCTGCTCGGCCGTTCCGATCCGGTCGTTGCCGCCGAGGGTGCGGGCCGGCTCTTGCTCGTCGACGAACACCGGTTCGACGCCCTGCACCGCGATCGCCCGCGGGTCAGCGGGGCGGGAGTTCTTCAGCCCGGCCGCTCGGCGCTTGCCGTCGGCAGCCAGCTTGCCCCGCCAGTAGGACCAGTCGACCTTCTGGGGCTCCGGCACCAACCCGAGGTACGGGTTCGCGCCGCGGCCCGGATGTTCTCCGTGCGCGTTCTTGGCTACCTGCGGCAGGCCCAGCTGTTGGGCGGCGTTCGGCTCCGGTGGGCCCGACGGGGAGTCCGCACCCGATGCGGCCGTCGGCCCGCTCAAGAGCAGCGATCCGGCCAGTGCACCCGCGGTGCCGAGGGCAGCCCAAATCCGACGATGTCTCATGTCCCGGTTCCCCGTTTCCCGTTCGTATGCGCCCGGTGCACACACCGCGGCACAGGCTCGAACAAAGGGAACATAACGTATTAATCGTTCATAATGACTCGTTACCCCCCTGGTGGCGGTCGGTCGAGCTGTGATCGACGCAGGAGCCGTGAGCGGGGTGTGACCTGCCCCACTCAGGTGGCAGACTGCAGCCGACGACCAGCCCTCTCTGTCCTGTGGAGACGTCGATGAACGAGGCAACGGCGCCCGATCGTCCCTTCGCGGCCGGGATGTACGACTACTTACTCGGCGGAACAGCGAACACCGCCGTCGATCGGGCGACGGTCGAACAGATGATCAAGGTCCTCCCCGAGATGCGGGAGGGAGCCTGGGCGAATCGCGGTTTCCTTCAGCGCGCGGTTGCCCGGATGGCGGGCGAGTGGGGCATCAACCAGTTCCTCGATCTCGGAGCCGGGTTACCGACCCAGCGACACACCCACGAGGTGGTGCGTGAGCTGCGCCCGGACGGCCGGGTCGTCTACGTCGACATCGACCCCAGGGTGATCGAGCGCGGGACGAAGCTTCTCGCCGACGAGTCCGGCGCGGCGGTCTTCCAGGCGGACATCCGGGACGCCGAGCGGGTACTGGCCGCTCCGGAGACCCGTGCGCTGATCGACTTCGACCGGCCGGTCGGGCTTCTCATGGTGGCCGTCACCCACTTCCTCAAGGACGAGGACGATCCCTGGGATCTCGTGCGGCGTTACGTCGACGCGGTTCCGTCCGGCTCCTACCTCGCGATCTCCGCACCGACCGCCGACAAGCAAGCGGCCCGCATCCGGGATGCGATGCTGGCCGGCCTCGCGAAGACACCGACGCCGGCCGTCGAGCGGAGCATGGAAGAGTTCAGCCGGTTCCTGGACGGTCTGGAGATCGTTCCGCCCTATTCCGGTGCGGATCCGGTCGTCGCGCACATCGGACAGTGGGGCGCGGAGGACCCGGTCGAGGCCGACGACGACGGATCACGGTGGTGGTACGCGGCTGTTGCGCGCAAGCCCTGAAACGAGCGCTAGCCTGAAGCATGTGTCCGTACCTCGAAAGCCGACCGTCCAGGAGTTGCGTATCGACGTCGCTGCGCAGAGCTGGCAGCGTTCGGGCTCCGGGCGGGGATCGATAGAGGTCGCGTTCGCCGACGCCATCGGCGAACAGTGGGTGTTGATGCGGGTCGCCGGGGACCCGGAGGAGCGAGTGCTGGTCTACGACCGGTTCGAGTGGGAGTGCTTCGTCGACGGAGTACGCAACGGTGAGTTCGACGACGCGATCTGACGGTTCCGGGGCGGCATCGGCTCCGCCTCCACGAGTGACACGGTAGTACCCCCGGTGAGCGAGCGATGCTGACCTGTGGAGGAGCGGAGTGACCACGTACGGCGCGACCGTCGCGAAGCGACGTCTGGCGCGCCGACTGGTCGAACTGCGGGTGGAGAACGGTTACACCGCCAACCAGGTCTGCGACAAGCTGAACTGGGGCCGCGGGAAGGTGGGCCGGTTCGAGGCGAACGTCTGGAAGCGGCCGGAGATGAGCGACGTCCGCGACCTCCTGCGGATCTACGGCGTACCGGACGCCGAGCGCGAGGAGCTCGAGGGCCTCGCGATGCTCGCCCGGGGCCGCGCGTGGTGGCGTGAGTACGGTGACGTGTTCGAGGACGGCGAGTACGCGGGCTTCGAGTCGGACGCCGAACGCATCTCCGTCTACATGCCCCTGATCCTTCCCGGCCTGCTCCAGATCTCGGCGTACACCGAGGCGCACATGCACGTGGGAACGAAGTCGGCGCAGTGGCGGGCCCGCGCGCTGGAGGCGCGCCAGCGGCGTCAGCAAGTGCTCGAGCCGAACGAAGACGGACCCGGCGTCGAGCTGGTCGCGGTGCTCACCGAGGCGTCGCTGCTCTACCGCTGGGGTACCCGCGACCAGCGGCGCGCCCAGATCGCCCACCTGGTGGCGATGAGCCAGCGGCCGAACGTCGAGCTGCGGTTGCTGCGGTTCGCCGACGGACCGCACCCCGGGATGAGCAGCCTGATCAGCATCTTCGACTTCCCCGGTGACGAGCCGGGCATCGCCTTCCTGGAGAACGACGCCGCGGTGCAGCAGATCGATTCGGTCCCCGAGGTCGACGTCTACAAGAAGATTTTCGCGGACATCCGCTCCGCCGCACTGGAGCCGGCCGCGACGACGTCGTACCTCACACGGCTCGGCGACACGCTGGACTGACGTCCGGCAGGGCCTCGCGCTGGCGGACGGAGCAGGCTCAGCGGAGGTGGGCGACCGCCGCGAGCATGCCGGCGAGCGGCTGTCCGGCCGACTCCGGACCCGACGACGCGGGGTGCCAGCGGTCGACCGGGACCAGGCCGGGGCTGACCAGGCGGAGGTCGCCGATCGCCCGGCGCAGTTCGCTCTCGCTGCGCAGGGTGAGCGGCGTCAGCGTGCAGTCGTAGATCAGCCGGACGATCGTCGTCTGATCTGGCGCCGTCGGCCGGTACGTTTCCTGCGTGCGCGTCCGGCCCACGG carries:
- a CDS encoding cation-transporting P-type ATPase, with protein sequence MRPAVSPAPAETRGPVSVHPWTYPHEEVLRRFDVNPLTGLTVEEAARRRGALGPNLVDPAPADTAAAAQPWWVVLAQWTGVQAMVDAVRGRRTAPDHTLTDVEAGRQQFQARVLRSDRVLMVPAVDLVPGDIVLLAQGDLIPADARLLDVVELRVDEEPLTGGELASSRCVAPVGNGWTPVADRRSMVHAGSRIVHGAGTAVVVATGSLTVLGRATMHSANRAASVRSTIGRGNLGRAALRPGRLGRRGGLGAGADRRAASGARATESAAPAGLPWLPSAAPPSRRVAPVPSAPPAPSVLVEPVTETHRVSPRPLVLGARPARAARSARRWTRSCGR
- a CDS encoding DEAD/DEAH box helicase, with the protein product MTLTDLLPADTVPAGPDAIFDAFATWAEKQGLTLYPHQEEALIEIVSGANVILSTPTGSGKSMVAAGAHFAALAGGRRTFYTAPIKALVSEKFFALCEMFGPEQIGMMTGDAAVNADAPIICCTAEILANIALRDGASADVGQVVMDEFHFYAEPDRGWAWQVPLIELPHAQFLLMSATLGDVTRFVDDLTRRTGRSTAVVSSAERPVPLFYEYVTTPLHETLTELLETRQAPIYVVHFTQAAALERAQALMSINVCTRAEKDAIASAIGNFRFSTGFGKTLSRLVRHGIGVHHAGMLPKYRRLVETLAQAGLLKVICGTDTLGVGINVPIRTVLFTGLSKYDGVKVRLLKAREFHQIAGRAGRAGYDTVGTVVVQAPEHVVENERALAKAGDDPKKRRKVVKKKPPEGSVGWGKPTYERLISAEPEPLTSSFTVSHAMLLNVIGRPGDAFAAMRHLLTDNHEDRTAQRKHIRRAIAIYRALLAGGVVEKLPEPDEEGRRVRLTVDLQLDFALNQPLSPLALAAIELLDRESPSYALDVLSVIESTLDDPRQVLSAQQFKARGEAVAQMKADGLEYDARMDALEEVTYPKPLLELLEAAYQTYRRGHPWVADHELSPKSVVRDMYERAMTFTEYISFYSLARSEGLVLRYLADAYRAMRQTVPEEARTEDLSDLIEWLGELVRQVDSSLIDEWERLTNPQDPAVEVVPIDERPPAVTRNTRAFRVLVRNALFRRVELAAIRQYWQLGELDGDSGWDAEAWEAALTPYFEEYDSMGTGPDARGPALLSIDAEPGRWLVRQTFDDPAGDRDWGISATVNLDASDEAGVAVVEITDVGPLTG
- a CDS encoding CapA family protein produces the protein MKTGVRGRWIAIGALSVAVALLGVAAGVTTSGPSGTDDGTFLRLAAPAASTAPPEPTVRVAAVGDVILGSTPKLPPDGGRTFFDDVRPVLTGDVVTGNLESPLTDRTYSAKCARPSSSSSSKTTAKPSEPPNRCFAFRVPPGYARWLADAGFTVLNVANNHARDYGTGGLHDTTAALRRHGVAHTGFAGQITRVSANGVRVAVLGFSPYGWTNSVLDVRAAAALVRRAAVGADVVVVNMHIGAEGSDRTHVRPGPETFLDEQRGDPIRFAHAVVDAGADLVVGHGPHVLRGMEFYRGRLIAYSTGNFAGYRTLSTAGPLGVGGVVRVELRADGSWVGGTLVSTRLVRGGLPARDPERRALTLVRRVSAADFGQTAVRLGPGGTLSPPAG